A genomic region of Macaca thibetana thibetana isolate TM-01 chromosome 14, ASM2454274v1, whole genome shotgun sequence contains the following coding sequences:
- the LOC126935153 gene encoding LOW QUALITY PROTEIN: olfactory receptor 2D2 (The sequence of the model RefSeq protein was modified relative to this genomic sequence to represent the inferred CDS: deleted 2 bases in 1 codon): MRQINQTQVTEFLLLGLSDGPYTQQLLLILFLGVYLVTLLGNLLLMSLVPVDSRLHTPMYFFLCNLSLADLCFSTNIVPQTLVHLLSRKKFISFTCCTAQLLFFLIFGCTRCALLAVMSYDRYVAICNPLHYPSIMTWKVCVQLATGSWTSGILVSVVDTTFTLRLPYQGSNNIAHFFCEAPALLILASTDTHTSEMAIFLMGVVILLIPIFLILVSYGHIIVTAVKMKSTVGSLKAFSTCGSHLMVVILFYGSAIITYMTPKSSKQQEKLVSVFYAMVTPMLNPLIYSLRNKDVKGALRKLTTRYFPCRLGISH, from the exons ATGAGACAGATAAATCAGACACAAGTGACAGAATTCCTCCTTCTGGGACTCTCTGATGGGCCATACACCCAGCAGCTGCTATTGATCTTATTCTTGGGTGTCTACCTGGTCACTCTGCTTGGAAATCTGCTTCTTATGTCCCTTGTTCCTGTTGACTCCCGACTTCACACacccatgtat ttttttctctgcaacttgTCTCTGGCTGACCTCTGTTTCTCTACCAACATAGTTCCTCAGACACTAGTGCACCTGCTTTCCAGGAAGAAGTTCATTTCATTCACATGTTGCACAGCTcaacttctctttttcctcatttttgggTGTACACGGTGTGCCCTTCTGGCAGTGATGTCCTATGATCGCTATGTGGCAATCTGCAATCCTCTGCATTACCCTAGCATCATGACCTGGAAAGTGTGTGTCCAGCTGGCAACAGGATCATGGACCAGTGGCATTCTGGTGTCTGTGGTAGACACCACCTTCACACTGAGGCTACCCTACCAAGGTAGTAACAACATTGCTCATTTCTTTTGTGAAGCCCCTGCACTATTGATCTTGGCATCCACAGACACCCACACATCGGAGATGGCCATTTTTCTTATGGGGGTTGTGATTCTCCTCATACCCATTTTTCTGATTCTGGTATCCTATGGCCATATCATAGTAACTGCGGTCAAGATGAAGTCAACTGTGGGGAGTCTCAAGGCGTTTTCTACCTGTGGCTCCCACCTCATGGTGGTCATACTTTTTTATGGATCAGCAATTATCACTTACATGACACCCAAGTCTTCCAAACAGCAGGAAAAATTGGTGTCTGTTTTCTATGCAATGGTGACTCCCATGCTTAATCCCCTCATCTACAGCCTGAGAAACAAGGATGTGAAGGGAGCTCTGAGGAAATTAACCACAAGGTATTTCCCATGCAGGCTTGGAATCTCACACTGA